The proteins below are encoded in one region of Citrobacter enshiensis:
- a CDS encoding helix-turn-helix transcriptional regulator: MYTKPALLEDQFIDMKFITQLTGLSDKWFYKLIQDGAFPKPIKLGRASRWLKSDLEEWLYYRIYESRN, translated from the coding sequence ATGTATACAAAACCTGCACTACTTGAAGATCAATTCATTGATATGAAATTCATTACCCAGCTTACTGGCCTGAGCGATAAATGGTTCTATAAGCTGATACAGGATGGGGCATTCCCTAAACCGATTAAATTGGGCAGAGCTTCCCGTTGGTTAAAAAGCGATCTGGAAGAATGGTTATATTACCGTATTTACGAATCCAGAAATTAA
- the ypjK gene encoding protein YpjK — translation MPVIAIIAIVVIVIILNKTGVSDSLIALTLATVAALLTGGGAAGAASVALTPFVGVPMGIFVGIYVFAKVVRLISGKKK, via the coding sequence ATGCCCGTTATTGCCATTATCGCCATTGTTGTCATCGTCATCATTCTGAACAAAACCGGGGTGTCCGACAGTCTCATCGCCCTGACGCTTGCCACCGTTGCCGCCCTGCTGACGGGCGGCGGTGCAGCCGGTGCTGCCAGTGTTGCACTGACTCCGTTCGTCGGTGTGCCGATGGGTATTTTTGTGGGGATTTATGTTTTCGCCAAAGTGGTTCGTCTGATTTCAGGAAAGAAAAAATGA
- a CDS encoding DUF905 domain-containing protein: MSLPVLLPPGTFTRTQAEVVTAAYRNITIEDDQRSHFCLVVRDPEGRMVWRAWNFEPDAGAGLTPYIRQYGILTEPSAH; the protein is encoded by the coding sequence ATGTCTCTGCCAGTATTACTGCCTCCGGGGACTTTCACCCGGACGCAAGCGGAAGTCGTCACGGCAGCGTACCGGAATATCACTATTGAAGATGACCAGAGAAGCCATTTTTGCCTGGTTGTTCGTGACCCCGAAGGCCGGATGGTCTGGCGGGCATGGAATTTTGAACCTGATGCCGGCGCCGGGCTTACCCCGTATATCCGGCAATACGGCATTCTGACGGAGCCATCAGCACACTAA
- a CDS encoding inovirus-type Gp2 protein, with product MKEPYNANPNYPMHRFLLEDINHHLDEMFERYSRLLAFRMDFGWKQGSERSQRNLMDEMDGEIQHLMDVVFGRKMVIGYCWVIEYRQRKGLHAHAMLYLDGQKHRKFYPTSRAIGEEWRRLTDDEGLFHLCSKKKHFVASSGTIVDHRNKQAVDELRYVISYLAKSEQKSRGVIAGMNAIPPRNRRGRPRKE from the coding sequence ATGAAAGAACCCTACAATGCCAACCCTAATTACCCTATGCATCGTTTTCTTCTTGAAGATATAAACCACCACCTGGATGAAATGTTTGAGCGTTATTCCCGCTTACTGGCTTTTCGTATGGATTTTGGCTGGAAGCAAGGAAGTGAACGCTCGCAGCGTAATCTCATGGATGAGATGGATGGCGAGATACAGCATCTGATGGATGTGGTATTTGGCCGAAAAATGGTTATTGGGTACTGCTGGGTAATTGAATACAGACAACGTAAGGGGTTGCATGCGCATGCCATGCTTTATCTTGATGGACAGAAGCATCGGAAATTTTATCCGACCTCGCGGGCGATAGGTGAAGAATGGCGCAGATTGACTGACGATGAAGGTCTCTTTCATCTGTGTTCCAAGAAAAAGCATTTCGTTGCGAGTTCCGGAACGATAGTGGATCACCGCAATAAGCAGGCAGTTGATGAACTACGTTACGTAATTAGTTACTTAGCCAAATCTGAGCAGAAATCGCGGGGTGTTATTGCAGGTATGAATGCTATACCACCACGAAACCGTAGAGGCAGGCCCAGGAAGGAGTAG
- a CDS encoding GTPase family protein has protein sequence MNNQQGLQPLNHSLSGLPQWVSERILQQINQLTHYEPVIGIMGKTGTGKSSLCNALFVGEVSPVSDVAACTREPLRFRLQIGERYMTLVDLPGVGESGVRDTEYAALYRKQLPRLDLVLWLIKADDRALATDEHFYRQVIGEAYRHKVLFVISQSDKAEPTSGGERLSTEQKQNISRKICLLHELFQPVHPVCAVSVRLQWGLRVMAERMIKCLPREASSPVVSQLQHPFRTTVVREQARDDFGETVGAVLDTVSAFPLIPGPVRAVIQAVRSTVVSVARAVWDFFF, from the coding sequence ATGAATAATCAGCAAGGTTTGCAGCCATTAAACCATTCGCTTTCCGGCCTGCCGCAGTGGGTGTCTGAACGTATATTGCAGCAGATAAATCAGTTAACCCACTACGAGCCGGTGATCGGCATTATGGGTAAAACCGGGACGGGAAAGAGTAGCCTTTGCAATGCTCTGTTTGTTGGCGAAGTATCGCCGGTCAGCGATGTCGCGGCCTGCACCCGTGAACCTTTACGATTTCGTCTGCAGATTGGAGAGCGTTATATGACGCTGGTGGACCTGCCCGGCGTGGGCGAAAGTGGCGTTCGTGATACCGAGTATGCTGCGCTGTACCGCAAACAACTTCCCCGGCTCGACCTGGTGCTGTGGCTGATTAAAGCTGATGACCGGGCACTGGCGACTGATGAGCATTTTTACCGCCAGGTGATTGGTGAAGCATACCGGCATAAGGTGCTGTTTGTTATCAGCCAGTCAGACAAAGCTGAACCCACCAGCGGTGGAGAGCGATTATCCACAGAGCAGAAGCAAAACATCAGCCGCAAAATCTGCCTGCTGCATGAGCTGTTCCAGCCCGTACATCCGGTGTGTGCCGTGTCGGTCCGGCTTCAATGGGGATTACGGGTGATGGCAGAGCGGATGATTAAGTGTCTGCCGCGTGAGGCCAGCAGTCCGGTGGTGTCGCAACTGCAGCATCCCTTTCGCACAACGGTAGTCCGGGAGCAGGCCCGTGACGATTTCGGTGAAACCGTAGGTGCCGTACTTGATACAGTCAGTGCTTTTCCCCTGATACCCGGCCCGGTGCGGGCCGTCATTCAGGCCGTGCGCAGTACAGTAGTCTCAGTGGCCCGCGCCGTCTGGGATTTCTTCTTCTGA
- a CDS encoding TA system toxin CbtA family protein has protein sequence MKTLPAITQRAAKPCPPPVVVWQTLLAQLLDQHYGLTLNDTPFSDEIVIQEHIDAGITLADAVNFLVEKYELVRIDRKEFSWQKQSSHLRAVDILRARQATGLLRRSRKNVVC, from the coding sequence ATGAAAACCTTACCTGCAATAACTCAGCGGGCGGCGAAGCCATGCCCTCCGCCTGTGGTGGTCTGGCAGACGTTGCTGGCCCAACTGCTGGATCAGCACTATGGTCTGACTCTGAACGACACCCCGTTTAGCGATGAAATCGTTATTCAGGAACATATCGATGCCGGGATCACACTGGCTGATGCCGTTAACTTTTTGGTGGAAAAGTACGAACTGGTTCGCATTGATCGCAAAGAGTTTAGTTGGCAGAAACAATCATCTCACCTTCGGGCTGTCGACATTCTGCGAGCGCGACAGGCAACTGGTTTGTTGCGGCGAAGCCGTAAAAACGTTGTATGTTAA
- a CDS encoding DUF932 domain-containing protein has translation MTRLASRFGAANLIRRDRPLTREELFRVVPSVFSEEKHESRSERYTYIPTISLLDSLQREGFQPFFACQTRVRDPGRREHTKHMLRLRREGQITGKQVPEIILLNSHDGTSSYQMLPGLFRAVCQNGLVCGESFGEVRVPHKGDVVSQVIEGAYEVLGIFGRVEEKRDAMQSLLLPPPAQQALAKAALTYRFGEDHQPVSESQILSPRRWQDESNDLWTTYQRVQENLIKGGLSGRNAKGGRTHTRAVRGIDGDVKLNRALWVMAETLLTQLQ, from the coding sequence ATGACCCGTCTGGCTTCGCGCTTTGGCGCAGCAAACCTTATTCGTCGTGATCGTCCGTTAACCCGTGAAGAGCTGTTTCGTGTGGTACCCAGCGTATTCAGCGAGGAAAAACACGAATCCCGCAGTGAACGTTATACCTATATTCCGACCATTTCCCTGCTCGACAGTCTGCAGCGGGAGGGCTTCCAGCCGTTCTTTGCCTGTCAGACCCGTGTCCGTGACCCGGGTCGTCGGGAACACACAAAGCACATGTTGCGTCTGCGGCGTGAGGGGCAGATCACCGGTAAACAGGTCCCGGAAATCATTCTGCTCAACTCACATGACGGCACAAGTTCGTATCAGATGCTTCCGGGATTATTTCGTGCGGTTTGTCAGAACGGCCTTGTCTGCGGTGAATCGTTTGGCGAGGTGCGGGTGCCGCACAAAGGGGATGTGGTGAGTCAGGTAATAGAAGGGGCGTATGAGGTACTGGGGATTTTTGGCCGGGTGGAGGAGAAGCGGGATGCCATGCAATCGCTGCTATTACCACCTCCCGCACAGCAGGCACTGGCAAAAGCCGCGCTCACGTATCGCTTTGGTGAGGACCACCAGCCTGTCAGTGAATCGCAGATACTCTCCCCGCGCCGCTGGCAGGATGAGAGTAACGACCTGTGGACCACTTACCAGCGTGTGCAGGAAAACCTGATTAAGGGTGGACTCAGTGGGCGTAATGCTAAAGGCGGACGGACGCATACCCGTGCCGTGCGCGGCATTGACGGGGATGTGAAGCTCAACCGGGCGCTGTGGGTGATGGCGGAAACACTGCTTACACAACTGCAGTAG
- a CDS encoding antirestriction protein: MTQHILTPANEPQLIIAATAVTYEQRIGFWPQHFGTIPQWIALEPRIFAWMNRFCDEYRGGIWQFYTLSNGGAFMAPDSDSNETWSLFNNMNGNSAEMSAEAAGIAVCLIGYSHHACRTECDAMTEHYYRLRYYALQHTESIAILRIID, encoded by the coding sequence ATGACACAGCACATCCTTACACCGGCTAACGAGCCGCAGTTAATTATTGCCGCCACGGCGGTTACCTATGAACAGCGCATCGGCTTCTGGCCGCAGCACTTCGGCACCATTCCGCAGTGGATAGCGCTGGAGCCGCGTATTTTCGCCTGGATGAACCGCTTCTGTGACGAGTACCGCGGTGGCATCTGGCAGTTTTACACGCTGAGCAACGGCGGGGCCTTTATGGCACCTGATAGTGACAGCAATGAGACATGGAGTCTGTTCAACAATATGAATGGTAATAGCGCGGAAATGAGTGCAGAAGCTGCAGGCATTGCGGTCTGCCTGATTGGGTACAGCCATCACGCCTGTCGCACCGAATGCGATGCCATGACAGAACACTATTACCGTCTGCGCTACTACGCCCTGCAGCACACTGAATCCATTGCCATTCTGCGCATTATTGATTAA
- the queD gene encoding 6-carboxytetrahydropterin synthase QueD — MKTTLYKDFTFEAAHRLPNVPDGHKCGRLHGHSFVVRLEITGEVDNHTGWIIDFAELKAIFKPTLDKLDHYYLNDISGLENPTSEVLAEWIWNQVKPQLPILSAVVVKETCTAGCIYRGE, encoded by the coding sequence ATGAAAACTACGCTATACAAAGATTTCACCTTTGAAGCCGCACATCGACTGCCCAACGTGCCTGATGGCCATAAGTGCGGACGCTTACACGGACACTCTTTTGTGGTTCGCCTTGAAATCACAGGCGAAGTAGATAATCACACCGGGTGGATTATCGATTTCGCCGAACTGAAAGCAATTTTTAAACCCACGCTAGATAAGTTGGACCACTATTATCTCAACGACATCTCCGGCTTAGAAAACCCAACCAGTGAAGTACTAGCAGAATGGATTTGGAATCAGGTTAAGCCGCAACTGCCTATCCTTAGCGCAGTGGTAGTGAAAGAAACTTGTACGGCTGGTTGTATTTATCGCGGCGAATAA
- a CDS encoding alpha/beta hydrolase, whose amino-acid sequence MKRLLLPIAAITTASMLSPPVSAESLQEQQRRYQQAWQHANGPLVQTPPAPLAAFLEKQASNPPVVYATLSAREGLAVLTKANVTTSDPMATVLNDEVDTGERRIPVRIYRPTLQGKQDVLLFIHGGGHLSGSVEVYDPVARHLATATGNTVISVDYRRAPESPYPQGLSDARAVTEQVWTLLDRLDIPYQRQLTVAGDSGGGAFSATLAEAFSRTHPGLIKRLVLIYPSLDYTLTWPSVKENGTGKLLDESKIRWYFHQYFQHDEDRQSASPLYLPVSKDFPETLVFSAGLDPLRDEGFAFVARLKAAGVPVKHRHFPGMVHAWLMLEDKVPEEARATYQAIGEFVRHSR is encoded by the coding sequence ATGAAGAGATTGCTATTACCCATCGCCGCAATAACCACTGCCAGCATGCTCTCTCCCCCCGTGAGTGCGGAGTCACTACAGGAACAACAGCGGCGTTACCAGCAGGCATGGCAGCACGCTAACGGTCCCCTGGTACAAACACCACCCGCCCCGCTGGCAGCATTTCTGGAAAAACAGGCCAGTAATCCTCCCGTGGTTTACGCTACGTTAAGCGCGAGAGAGGGGTTGGCGGTGCTAACCAAAGCGAACGTCACCACGTCCGACCCGATGGCGACCGTGCTCAATGATGAAGTGGATACCGGCGAACGGCGCATCCCTGTTCGTATTTACCGCCCCACTTTGCAGGGAAAACAGGATGTTTTGCTGTTTATTCATGGTGGTGGGCATCTGAGTGGTTCAGTGGAGGTGTACGATCCTGTTGCCCGCCATCTGGCGACAGCAACCGGAAACACGGTCATCTCTGTTGACTACCGCCGGGCACCGGAAAGTCCCTACCCGCAAGGGCTTTCTGATGCGCGGGCAGTAACAGAACAGGTCTGGACGCTACTGGATCGTCTGGATATCCCGTATCAGCGTCAGCTAACGGTGGCCGGAGACAGCGGTGGCGGTGCCTTCAGCGCCACGCTTGCCGAAGCATTCTCACGCACTCATCCGGGGTTGATAAAACGACTGGTGCTTATCTATCCAAGCCTGGATTACACCCTGACCTGGCCGTCAGTAAAAGAAAATGGCACGGGAAAGCTGTTAGATGAAAGTAAGATCCGCTGGTATTTTCACCAATACTTCCAGCATGACGAAGATCGTCAATCGGCATCGCCGCTCTACCTGCCTGTGAGCAAAGATTTCCCGGAAACACTGGTATTCAGCGCGGGCCTTGACCCTCTACGTGATGAAGGGTTTGCTTTTGTCGCCCGGCTGAAAGCCGCGGGAGTACCGGTAAAGCACCGCCATTTCCCCGGCATGGTCCACGCCTGGCTGATGCTGGAAGACAAAGTACCGGAAGAAGCGAGGGCAACCTATCAGGCTATTGGGGAGTTCGTTCGCCATTCGCGTTGA
- a CDS encoding WYL domain-containing protein — protein MTQAERRHDRLAVRLSLIISRLVAGETLSVRKLAIEFGVSVRTLRRDFRERLMYLDLEYQSGYCRLRTAGSETQMVPDVLIFAHRSGLAGLFPDLDRRLVNALLMCDESPCVIAPANPVPSPSGALSFWRLIQAITGRRRVTLIAEGRRCERLAPCRLLIHLQAWYLVAEHDGHIVVFTLDEIHLVQPLQESFRRNDSLCRLVEDPVFIHALPHFRFIQQSLLAFVPADSPPE, from the coding sequence ATGACCCAGGCAGAACGCCGGCATGACCGGCTGGCTGTCAGGCTGTCACTGATCATCAGTCGCCTGGTGGCGGGGGAAACACTGAGCGTGCGCAAACTGGCCATTGAGTTTGGCGTGTCGGTGCGCACACTGCGGCGGGATTTTCGTGAGCGGCTGATGTATCTGGACCTGGAATATCAGTCCGGTTACTGCCGCTTACGCACTGCTGGCAGTGAGACACAGATGGTGCCCGACGTGCTTATCTTTGCCCACAGGAGCGGGCTGGCAGGTCTTTTTCCTGACCTTGACCGACGCCTAGTGAACGCATTGCTGATGTGTGACGAGTCTCCCTGCGTGATAGCACCAGCAAATCCGGTCCCTTCACCGTCAGGGGCATTATCTTTCTGGCGGCTGATTCAGGCTATTACCGGGCGCAGGCGGGTGACGCTGATTGCAGAAGGTCGGCGCTGTGAGCGACTGGCACCCTGCCGCCTGCTCATCCACCTGCAGGCCTGGTATCTGGTTGCTGAACACGACGGACATATCGTCGTATTCACGCTGGATGAAATCCATCTGGTTCAGCCCCTGCAGGAGAGTTTCCGGCGCAATGACAGTCTGTGCCGCCTGGTCGAGGACCCGGTCTTCATTCATGCCTTACCCCATTTTCGTTTTATCCAGCAGTCACTGCTTGCGTTTGTTCCGGCTGACAGCCCACCGGAATAG
- the radC gene encoding RadC family protein, with the protein MMEKLLSTQTPTFPLTAQRTIKRALTLLDHHLRETGVAFTSAQAARDWLKLKMAGLEREEFMVMYLNQQNQLIAHETLFTGSISSTEVHPREVVKRALYFNAAAVILAHNHPSGDTTPSQADKAITQRLVQALALVDIRVPDHLIVGGNQILSFAEHGLL; encoded by the coding sequence ATTATGGAAAAACTACTTTCCACACAGACTCCGACATTTCCGCTGACTGCACAACGCACGATAAAACGCGCTTTAACGCTGCTTGATCACCACCTGCGTGAAACTGGCGTGGCATTCACGTCCGCCCAGGCTGCCCGTGACTGGCTGAAATTGAAAATGGCGGGGCTGGAGCGTGAAGAGTTCATGGTGATGTACCTGAACCAGCAGAACCAGTTGATTGCCCACGAAACTCTGTTCACCGGTTCAATTAGCAGCACCGAGGTACATCCCCGGGAGGTGGTCAAACGCGCCCTGTATTTCAATGCAGCAGCAGTGATACTTGCCCACAACCATCCTTCCGGCGATACCACACCCAGCCAGGCTGACAAAGCCATTACGCAGCGTCTGGTACAGGCACTTGCGCTGGTGGACATACGTGTTCCGGACCACCTTATTGTCGGTGGTAACCAGATACTGTCGTTCGCTGAACACGGCCTGTTGTGA
- a CDS encoding YfjS/YafY family lipoprotein, whose product MKRKTLALLTVLTASLFLAACDDRSDDLKAISKFKDLTPPRFSDVVNRKDDVREEWSQIALSGPALQVLRTRQSPDGCEGGNYYYLVDMEEKTVQPLMNALCIADNITLQYHEETDPHTQERFLEYSHDGKLMGRLLIPSNPDNRE is encoded by the coding sequence ATGAAACGTAAAACACTGGCTTTGCTGACGGTGCTTACCGCCAGCCTGTTTCTGGCCGCCTGCGATGACAGGAGTGATGACCTGAAGGCTATCAGTAAATTTAAGGACCTCACCCCGCCGCGCTTCAGCGATGTGGTTAATCGCAAGGATGATGTCAGGGAGGAGTGGTCGCAGATTGCTCTATCAGGCCCCGCTCTGCAGGTCTTACGTACCCGCCAGTCACCCGATGGTTGCGAGGGTGGTAATTACTACTATCTGGTGGATATGGAGGAAAAAACCGTTCAGCCACTGATGAATGCGTTGTGCATAGCCGACAACATCACGCTGCAATATCACGAAGAGACCGATCCACACACCCAGGAGCGATTCCTTGAGTATTCCCATGACGGAAAGCTGATGGGACGGCTGCTAATACCATCAAACCCTGATAATCGGGAATAA
- a CDS encoding phosphorothioated DNA-binding restriction endonuclease — translation MASSKTLQQAIANITIWRKGEQRAPHKPLLLLYVLSGYQRGHSRLFDYGSEVRDQLHSLLARFGPQRTQYRPDMPFWRLQGDGFWELQNAEHCSTSGSSRQPPAGELLKHSVAGGFDEQHYILLTKSKTLINSLAQQILEAHFPESIQEELADEMGFNIQQIRRQRDPLFRQQVLRAYNYQCAICGFNMRHDNTSVALEAAHIKWKQHGGPCEIPNGLALCAIHHKAFDKGSIGLDENMRVQVSAAVNGSGIVGRLFWDFDQKPIALPQIRENYPQEGFVEWHRREVFRG, via the coding sequence ATGGCTTCCAGTAAAACACTGCAACAGGCAATTGCCAACATCACGATCTGGCGTAAAGGCGAGCAACGCGCCCCCCATAAGCCGCTGTTACTGCTGTATGTGCTGTCAGGCTATCAGCGCGGTCACAGTCGCCTGTTTGATTATGGTTCGGAAGTCCGCGATCAGTTACACAGCTTACTGGCAAGATTTGGGCCGCAGCGCACGCAATATCGGCCGGATATGCCCTTCTGGCGTTTGCAGGGCGATGGATTCTGGGAACTGCAAAATGCTGAGCATTGTTCAACATCCGGAAGCAGCAGGCAGCCACCTGCCGGGGAACTGCTAAAACACAGCGTTGCTGGCGGCTTTGATGAGCAACATTACATCCTGCTGACGAAGAGTAAGACCCTCATCAATTCTCTGGCGCAACAAATCCTCGAAGCGCATTTTCCCGAAAGTATTCAGGAAGAACTCGCCGACGAGATGGGATTTAATATCCAGCAAATTCGCAGACAGCGCGATCCTTTGTTTCGCCAGCAAGTGTTGCGCGCCTACAACTACCAGTGCGCAATCTGCGGCTTCAATATGCGACACGATAACACCTCCGTTGCACTGGAGGCCGCGCATATCAAATGGAAGCAGCATGGCGGTCCGTGCGAGATCCCAAATGGTCTGGCGCTGTGCGCGATTCACCACAAAGCCTTTGATAAGGGTTCGATCGGACTGGATGAGAATATGCGCGTGCAGGTTTCTGCTGCAGTGAATGGAAGCGGGATTGTCGGCAGGTTGTTCTGGGATTTTGACCAGAAGCCAATTGCATTACCGCAGATACGAGAGAATTACCCGCAGGAAGGGTTTGTGGAATGGCACAGGAGAGAGGTGTTTAGAGGATAA